Proteins co-encoded in one Arachis hypogaea cultivar Tifrunner chromosome 13, arahy.Tifrunner.gnm2.J5K5, whole genome shotgun sequence genomic window:
- the LOC114924975 gene encoding uncharacterized protein has translation MEKLKRVSTPAWEYMQKFEPTVWCKVYFSHGPKLDNITNNMCEVWNAKIVEHREKSILTMCEGLQCYIMRKMATHKKKLEAHIGPLAPVQHKKLDQFIKPKSYKWRAIWAGDSKRVLFEVHSQNYKLTGMPCRHAVAALAKMGLKEAEDFVHKWLTMEAIRATYSHCIKPVNIEEYWIPTNAPRPLPPTIKRAAHRPKIKRRADPVEREMSTTKAKKTFIVTCSKCGQTGYYYKTCPNAA, from the exons ATGGAGAAGTTAAAGCGAGTAAGTACACCAGCATGGGAGTATATGCAAAAATTTGAGCCGACTGTATGGTGTAAGGTGTACTTTAGTCATGGGCCGAAACTGGACAACATAACTAATAATATGTGCGAAGTATGGAATGCAAAGATTGTGGAGCATAGGGAAAAGTCTATTCTAACCATGTGTGAAGGGCTGCAGTGCTACATAATGAGAAAGATGGCAACGCACAAGAAGAAGTTGGAGGCTCACATTGGACCACTTGCACCAGTCCAACATAAGAAGTTGGATCAATTTATTAAGCCTAAGAGTTATAAATGGAGAGCTATATGGGCTGGTGATTCGAAAAGAGTCCTCTTTGAAGTTCATTCCCAAAACTATAAA TTGACAG GAATGCCTTGTAGACATGCCGTTGCAGCACTAGCTAAAATGGGTCTTAAGGAGGCTGAGGATTTTGTGCATAAGTGGCTAACTATGGAAGCCATCAGAGCAACTTATTCACATTGCATTAAACCAGTCAACATTGAAGAGTACTGGATACCTACCAATGCACCAAGGCCACTGCCTCCCACTATTAAGAGAGCTGCTCATAGACCTAAGATAAAGAGAAGAGCCGATCCAGTTGAGAGAGAGATGAGCACCACCAAGGCGAAGAAGACATTCATTGTTACTTGCTCTAAGTGTGGCCAAACGGGCTATTACTACAAGACATGTCCGAATGCAGCATAA